The DNA region ATCAAATCTGCAAATCCGATCACTGATAACGATctttttttatcatgtagaattttttttttgtgatgatccaatcaagatttttcagggcctgaatttcatttttggaaatTAATTCTTCTCTCAGGTGACTCTTGtgagagcattttttttttcatttgagggGTGAAGGGGgccatttttttcaaaaatatatatttatttcacctaaatgtttgatcatgcattttgaaattgtattttggtTTTTACAATCATGTAATTGTTGCACAATGGCTTACACAGCACGACCCGGATTTTGTGAGCTGTATGTGAGGTTAACACATACTGTTTACAGTGCGTATTGTGACGAGCGTCCTCGGAGGAATCAGCGTCACCCTGGCAACCAATggaaaacacctgcacgtcctcaccaccggctgatcggtcacagctgctccccatcagcctgcGCTCTCTTAAGCAGCACACACTGCACTCAGAAGACGGTCTCGAAATGAATGCAATGCTGGTCTAATCCCTCTCTCATTTCTCcgcagaaagcagcgagtgaccgacagcccacccactttggagcacgtcaggacaccaACTTTCACTTTGGTTGGAACCGAAGAGCACGCAGAACACACGGGAAGCACCAGCCACTAGGAAGTGGCTCACCTCACTCCACCAGGCACCCTACACTGttaaataaatccaccctccagGGCATTTAATTCACGAACccttgtcgagtgattcttcaccctGTAAcaagtggtggagaatgcgggcaaagTAGTGAAGGATTACCGACAAGATCACCGCCCCAacttctaatttttttttctctctttccttgTTTGTGTCACCAGCACCACGGAAGGCGGCGCACGCGTCCCCGCGATGGAAGGCATCTTACAACGCCTCGTTGAAGTGAGTATCCGCCAGCAGCAGATAGTGGAACACCTCGCCACACgcctgggcaggacggaggatgaaCTCCCCGCCGTCCGGGACACTGTAGCCCAGCGTGTTCCGCTACATGAAACTCTTGCACAAGCCACCTGCCTCTTACCAAAAATGACAGCTGATGACGATGTGGAGGTCTTCCTGCAGGTCTTCGAGAACACCGCCCACCGTGAGGAATGGCCCGAGGAGGAATGAGCACGTGCGCCGGCACCCCtcagagatcctgactgaccagggaactCCGTTAATGGCGGACCTCTGCAggctgctgcgggtgaagcagttgaggaccacAGTCTATCACCCCCAGACAGATGGGCTTGTAGAGAGATTTAACCaaaccctcaagcaaatgctcagacgcATGGCGGCGGAGGACAAGCAGGATTGTGACCTCATGATCCCCTACATTTTCTTTGGAATCCGCAAAGTTCCTCAGGCCTCAAttggcttcacccccttcgagctaCTGTTCGGCCGTCAACCCCGTGGCCTCTTGGAATTGGCCCTggaagcgtgggagcagcagcctGTACCATCATCGAGCACGTCCGACAAATTAGGGAACGGATCAaccgagtgatgccgttagtccgggaacacctcaccagggcccaGCAAGTGCAGCAACATCACTACAACCAGGCAGCCCAACCACGTGAGTTCCAACCCGGAGaccgcgtcatggtcctggtccccagctcTGCCTGCAAGTTCCTGGCCTCCTGGAAAGGACCCTACTCAGTGGTGGAAAGGATTGGGCCAGTCACATACCACCTGAGACAGTCGGGACGACCAAGTAGCTGCCCTGAGCCTCACCGAGCCCATGGTTGTGGATGTCAACCCCCAcctctcggctgcccagaagatGGAGCTaaagcacctggtcagtcagttccaggatgtgttctcctccCAGCCTGAGCAGACGAACGTGCTTCAGCACCACATTAAGACACCCCCAGGAGTCGTCATCAGGCAACGGCCATACAAGGCCCCGGACAAAGACCCAGGTACaagccttcttggggttggcgggcTATTACCGatgttttatccccaacttctcctctttagccaCCCCcttgacagacctgaccaggaaggggcagccggagaaagtattCTGGACTCCATCAGCGGACGAGGCTTTCGCCCAGTTCAAAGTGGTTCTCACGTCCTCACCTGTGCTCTGCGTCCTGCTGCAGATGGATGCCTCCGACATAGGACTGGGAGCGGTACTCTCCCAAATTACACTAttaaataaatccaccctccgagGCATTTAATTCACGAACCCTTGTCGAGTGATTCTTTACCCTGTGACAGCAGCAGTCCATGTGTGGTACAGACATGCACAGACAGTACTTTCACACAGGAGTCTGCTAATGATCCATGGCTGTTTACCAAAAACACAACgtttatccattattttgattttaaatcaaaacattgttacttaaaatgctttttcaaagtTGTGATTCTTTATTTACTCAGTACAGTAATACAATCTTTGATCCATTATTCAGTGCTTTTaacttttgcatttacttttagatttataatttgctaaaaaaacatttaaactacttaTGTTATCACAAACATTCTAAATTATAACTTACCACTGACAAAAAATGTCTGCAAAAGAAAAAGCTATACTGccttttcatttgcatttaaatctttattacaagcaatcctgCGGTTCATAAAGAAGTTTAATGAAGAACTTTAAATACTCTGTTTTTCGAGATTCGAGTGCAACTGTTATAGATGATATCTCTAGAAAATCTACAAAgtatgcattctgtgtgaacggctatgtttcagttttgatgtaaacaagatcttctccacattaaTGTTCTCTTTTTCTGCAATATTTTGAAAGAACACTGCAATTGCATCTCGTGCGTCACTGATAAAGGCCAAGGCCCGCCTGCAGGGAATTTTTGAGACCGCCCATACAACAGTGCATGCACAAGGTGAATGATGAGCTCGTCCACCTTTTGAAAGCTGTGTGGACGTTGCTGGGTGCAAGATGGAACAGAACACGGGATATAAAGTATACCCAGGCGGGGCCTTAAAGCATCTTCCTTAATGAAGACCTAAACTTCGAATGCGACTTTTTTCTACGTTAGACTGAAAAATGAGGCCCATTGTCTTTACTCTCTTTCTTCTCTGTTTGACTTTGTGAAATGATTCATAATGAATTGTATATGTTCCATTTGCactcataatgtgttttttttttttttttttgccctgcaGGAGACCCAGATGAGGAATTGAAGTGGATGCTAAAGGGGATGACTATTTTGTGAGAAGGCAAGGAAGCGTTGAATCCGTAAACCCTGTGCTGCCTCCCTTCTTTGTTTGTTGAGTTTGTTTAAAAGCAACCAATTGAAAACTTGTGAGGGCCAGCGCAGATATGTGGCCTCAGCAGGGGCCGCAATGCTTTGTAAGCCCAAGGACTGCAGTTCTCCTTGGGCTTCTGACTGTCTGCATCTCCCCTCACCTTTCTGAAGGATCCTCAGAGCCATTTAGGTCCTTCTCACCTTCTGAATGGGGTCTAACGCATTTAGCCATCCATAACAAGACAGGGGATGTGTATGTTGGTGCGGTAAACTGGATCTACAAGCTTTCTAGTAACTTGACCAAGTTGAGGAGTCATATGACGGGTCCCGTAGTGGACAACGAGAAATGCTATCCACCTCCAAGTGTACAGTTATGCCCCCATGACCTTTCCCCAAATAGTAATGTGAACAAGCTGCTACTAATAGACTATTCCCAAAACCGACTCATTGCTTGTGGAAGCACCTTGCAAGGCATCTGTCAGTTTCTGCGCCTGGATGATCTTTTCAAGCTTGGTGAGCCACACCAACGTAAGGAACACTACCTCTCCAGCGTCATTGAGTCGGGAACCATGTCTGGGTTCATCATCTCTGAGGGTCAAATCAGCAAGCTATTTATTGGAACTCCCATTGATGGTAAATCAGAATACTTCCCAACTCTTTCGAGCCGTAAGTTGATGGCCAATGTGGAGGATGCTGGCATGTTCAGCTTTGCCTACCAGGATGAGTTTGTCTCATCCCAGCTGAAGATCCACTCGGATACGCTGTCCATATTCCCGACGTTCGACATCTACTACATATACAGCTTTAGCAGTGAACAGTTTGTCTACTTCTTGACCTTGCAGCTGGATACCCAACTTACTTCTCCTGATGCCAGTGAGGAACCGTTTTTTACCTCGAAGATCGTACGACTTTGTATCGATGATCCCGAGTTCTACTCCTACGTAGAGTTCCCAATCGGATGCACCAAAGACGGCGTAGAGTATCGACTGATCCAGGATGCCTACTTGGCCAAACCCGGAAAGCAACTTGCAAACTCTTTAGGAGTGTCCGAGCAAGAGGACATATTGTTTACAGTCTTCTCTCAAGGCCAGAAGAACCGGGCCAAACCCCCAAAAGAGTCAGCACTCTGCCTGTTCACGCTGACGAAAATAAAAGAGAAGATTAAGGAAAGAATTCAGTCGTGCTATAGAGGAGAGGGCAAGCTGTCTTTGCCCTGGCTGCTCAACAAGGAGCTACCATGCATCAACTCGGTAAGTCCACTCTCTGATAGCAGGCCATTAAGACACACTGCATGGCTACAACGATTGATTTCTTGGGTTGGAAGAATGGGTGTGCTTAAGTAATGTCCCCTGCCAGAGTTCAACATAGAGTTCAAATAGCAGAAGATGGGCACAGAACAATAAAAAACTCAGACCTTTACAGTTTTTagctgtatattatattataaagaaTTTAACTGCtgatatcttttttaaataatttttaatctaatttcttGGTAAGTAACacagtactgtaaaataaaataaaataagtttcatGTAACCTAAAATGtgcaaatcaaatataaaatatagctgcaagcaaaGATGGCAGCCcggttataattataattaacattataattattgttcatataaattaatataattaatgacatttattaatgtgattctctctctcaatctgtcccctctctctctctctctcccacacacacacacacaaagaacaaTACATGGACACATTTTTatacactttttaataaagttttagtttttaacattaaaagtaAATACATCGAGTTTGGACATGaacatgaatattttaaatgataggattaataaatgatctgaaaaatagattgttcattagttcatgttagttaatgccttaactaatgtaaaccaaagagagcttatttTAAATTGATGCCAACACCTTTCATGAtcatgatttttgaaaaaaaaatgttatggtctgaaataattttataaatctatagtaccagtaaaattcatattaactttttaaaataaatatttgtctatagatttttataaattatttaaatgctctATAAGCatttatacaataattatttaattatgaaaaatgaatttggGTGGTCATCCTTGCTATTACAGTCTTCCACTTTTCACTAGGTTTctgatagttttaattttcaaATGGCCCCTGAGAATGTTtaattttgtgaaattatttGGCTAGACCAGAAAGTTTGACTACCATTGGTCTGAATTTATCAGACTGTGTTTAAAAAGTGCAGTCCACGTGTTTACATATGTTTATTACAGTGACTTTGAATTACTTAAAGTAGAGTGGTAAAGCAACAGATTTGTTTATACATATTTCTGCAATCTACTTTAGTTTTTGTGATTTGCTACtgacttttatattaatgtttacacCAGGCTTATTTGTCAGTgctttttcataattattacatGCTTAAAAGGTTGGAATTTCAACAAATACATCAATATACTActgtgtttgtagtttattaaaaatgtaattcctaTCAATTCATGCATCACTGTCATGAACAAGACTCCAGTGGTTCTTCCCGCTTACCACCAGAGGGATCTCTTGCCTGAGTAGTGATCTTCATTCTGGActagacacatacacacatgcccACATAGGTGACTTTATAAGCAACTCCCAGTTCCTTCCTCGTTACGAAGTTTTGTATTGCCCCGGTGTACACTTCTGAGCATTTTCTATTGTGTTTGCTGGTGTTTGACTTTGCCTGTTTACCACATTTTGGAATAAAGCTGCAGATGGATTCTCACTCTGTTGATGCTtcgttacagaagacttcaaCAATCCAGCAGCTCTGGCTCAACTTTCCACAGAAGTTTCAGCTCAGGCAAATCAATTTGCTGCTCATCAGCAGCAGCTAACTCGACTAACAGTGCTTTCGGAGGAGCTAGTGAGTGCACTTCTGAGTATTTATCTGTCAACTTCGCAGTTGACGCTTAGCCAGCCAAGCGTGAACACATCACCTTCTCTCATTCCTTCGATGAATCCTCGCCTGGCTCTCCCCGATAAATTCAATGGAAACCCCATGAAGTGCAAGGGATTTCAACCACAATGCTCTCTGTTCGTTAACCAGCAGCCAGCGATTTATACCAGGGAAATCAGTAAAATTTCATTCATATGCTCTTTACTGACCTATAAAGCTTTGGATTGGGCCACGGCAGTTGTAAAGGAGGATGGATCAACTTTCCCCTTATTCAGCACTTTCCTCCAATGTTTCTGGGAAATATTCAACCATCCTGAGGGAGGTAGAAGTGCGGATGAACAGTTACTTGCTTTATGTCAGGGCAGAAACACCGCAGTTGGGTATGCCTTATCACTTTGCACTCTCGCCGCTCAAATGGATTGGGTTGAGAGTAGTTGTTTTTGGcagcctgttttaattttagttttagtctaatcTTTTTGTCATTTAGTCTTTGACCGGCCATCTGTCCTTTTCTCTGTGTCTATGCTGATTTATACCCGATGCGTCTCCAAGTTCCCGAGTGGGTCTTGAGGAAGTGTGACCTGATGGAGCCCCAGAAGTTAGACACAggaaacaaaaatactgtaaaataataattataataacgtGACTTAagacaaaaacttaaaaaaaaaaaaaaaaaagttttttggacTCAACTCTTAAAGGCAAATCCTTAGCTGAGAGCCAGACCCTTTGTCCAATTCTGAAGTATGGGGTCACCCTTCTTCTCCTGTCAGCATATTTCTTGTAGCGAGTTGAAGCACTTTTCAAGGCCAAGTGAGCCATTTTCCATGTCTTTCTGCACCGTTCAACAAACGTTTTAGCATTAGGGACTCCAACCTTTATTTCTTGACTGAAGAACAATGGTGTCTCAAATCCAAATTGACACTTGAATGGGGATAATCCAGTGGAGGAGCTGCGTAAGGTGTTGTGTGCCAGCTCTACCCATACCAGGAACCGACTCCAAGAGGATAGCTGATGGGATGTGAAGCAGTGAAGGTATTTCTCCAACTCCTGATTCACCCATTCTGTTTGGCCATTTGACTGAGGGTGGAAACCTGAAGAGAGACTGACAGAAGAGCCAAATAGAGACCAGAATGCCTTCCAATAACGAGACATGTCCACAGGAATTCCATGGATCCTTACAACATTTTGATGAACAATGTCAGCAGTTTCTTTAGCAGAAGGAAGTTTAGGTAACGGAATAAAATGTGCAGCTTTAGAGAAGCGGTCCACCACCACCAGTACAATAGTGTTACCTTCAAATACTGGCAAACCCGTGATAAAATCCATGTATACATGAGACCAGGGACGCTGAGGGATTGGCAATTGGTGCAGAAAACCGTCAGGGCGCTGATTAGAAGACTTCTGTTGAGCACAGACTGGGCAGGCTTGTACAAAAGATCGGACCTCTCTTGACAACTCTGGCCACCAAACCGTCATTGAAAAAAATCCAATGTCCTCTCTACTTCTGGATGTCCAGCAAGGGAGGAGGCATGACCCCACTGAAGGACCTCAGATCTTGCTTCCTTGGAAACAAACAAGCATCCTGCTGAAACCTCATCAGGAATTTGCACGCCATGTAGCGCCTCACGTACAGTATCTTCGATGGACCGGAAGAAAGGTGCCAGAATGCAGTCTCTGGGAATGATGAATTCTGGGAAACGGTCTTTCTGGGAGCAATCATACTACCATGATAAGGCAGCAGCCTTTACATTCTTTGATCCAAGTCTGTAAGAGATCACAAAATTGAAATGGGTAAAAAAGAGGGCCTACCTAGCCTGACGAGGGTTAAGGCGCTTAGCCTACTGTAGATAGGACAGGTTCTTGTGGTCTGTCCACACAATGAAACCCCTCTAGccagtggcgccactcttctAGTGCTAGCTTCACAGCTAGGAGTTCTCGGTTACCCACATCGTAATTTCTTTCTGCTGAAGACAGGCTTCTGGAAAAGAAAGAACATGGATGAACTTTGTTATCTGTAACAGATCTCTGAGAGAGCACTGCTCCTACTCCCACTTCAGACACATCCACTTCAACAATAAAAGGTAATTCAGGGTCTGGGTGTACCAAGACTGAGGCAGAAGAAAACTGTTTCTTTAACCTTTCAAAAGACTTCAGAGCTTCAGCA from Carassius auratus strain Wakin chromosome 6, ASM336829v1, whole genome shotgun sequence includes:
- the LOC113105140 gene encoding plexin-A1-like, whose translation is MWPQQGPQCFVSPRTAVLLGLLTVCISPHLSEGSSEPFRSFSPSEWGLTHLAIHNKTGDVYVGAVNWIYKLSSNLTKLRSHMTGPVVDNEKCYPPPSVQLCPHDLSPNSNVNKLLLIDYSQNRLIACGSTLQGICQFLRLDDLFKLGEPHQRKEHYLSSVIESGTMSGFIISEGQISKLFIGTPIDGKSEYFPTLSSRKLMANVEDAGMFSFAYQDEFVSSQLKIHSDTLSIFPTFDIYYIYSFSSEQFVYFLTLQLDTQLTSPDASEEPFFTSKIVRLCIDDPEFYSYVEFPIGCTKDGVEYRLIQDAYLAKPGKQLANSLGVSEQEDILFTVFSQGQKNRAKPPKESALCLFTLTKIKEKIKERIQSCYRGEGKLSLPWLLNKELPCINSPLRIDDNFCGKVLNQPLGGTSTIEGIPLFIDKDDGMTSVAAYDYRGNTVVFAGTRNGRMKKIIYLFG